The Mucilaginibacter mallensis genome has a segment encoding these proteins:
- the kdsA gene encoding 3-deoxy-8-phosphooctulonate synthase has translation MLFEKMRQKPFFILGPCVMENQELLYTVAEKVAEIGQKYNIPVVFKSSFDKANRTSIHSYRGPGIEKGLEMLLKVKERFGLPILTDIHESYQAAIVGEVVDVLQIPAFLCRQTDLLVAAAKTGKIVNIKKAQFLSGQDMFYPAQKVIEAGNDQVILTERGNMYGYNNLVVDFRNIHDLKTFGHPVCMDCTHSVQRPGAAGGKTGGDRTFVPMMALAAKAFGADGYFMETHPDPDNALSDGPNMVKLHDLENVIVPLLG, from the coding sequence ATGCTTTTTGAAAAAATGCGGCAAAAGCCGTTCTTTATACTGGGTCCATGCGTAATGGAAAACCAGGAACTATTATATACTGTTGCTGAAAAAGTTGCCGAAATAGGGCAGAAGTACAACATCCCGGTAGTATTTAAATCATCATTTGATAAAGCTAACCGTACCTCGATACACTCATATCGTGGGCCGGGCATTGAAAAAGGCCTTGAAATGCTGTTGAAAGTAAAAGAACGTTTCGGCTTGCCGATACTAACTGATATACACGAAAGCTACCAGGCCGCTATTGTAGGCGAGGTAGTTGATGTATTACAGATCCCGGCTTTCTTATGCCGCCAAACCGATCTTTTAGTCGCGGCAGCAAAAACTGGTAAGATTGTAAATATTAAAAAAGCGCAATTCCTGTCTGGTCAGGATATGTTTTATCCAGCTCAAAAAGTAATTGAAGCCGGTAATGATCAGGTAATCCTAACCGAACGTGGTAATATGTATGGTTATAATAACCTTGTTGTTGATTTCAGGAATATTCATGACCTAAAAACCTTCGGTCATCCGGTATGTATGGATTGTACGCACTCTGTACAACGCCCCGGCGCGGCAGGCGGCAAAACCGGTGGCGACCGTACATTTGTACCCATGATGGCCCTTGCTGCAAAAGCCTTTGGCGCTGATGGTTACTTTATGGAAACTCATCCCGACCCGGACAATGCCCTGAGCGATGGCCCAAATATGGTTAAATTACATGATCTTGAAAACGTGATTGTACCGCTGCTTGGATAA
- a CDS encoding helical backbone metal receptor, with protein sequence MPVFYDQLNRAVDLPDIPKRIISVVPSQTELLFDLGLDDKITGITNFCTHPANKTRSKTTVGGTKKLDIDLIKTLNPDLIIANKEENDRVQIEELMNYFPVWISDINNLQGAVEMINSIGEMLDCKDKAETLTSSIIHQFDQLKPSPLKLRVAYLIWRKPYMVAGSDTFINSMLGQSGLTNAFDLSRYPEVNSDMLINARPDVIFLSSEPYPFAEKHITEFKVIVPNAKIILVDGEMFSWYGSRLLLAPEYMSGVIGAL encoded by the coding sequence ATGCCCGTTTTCTACGACCAACTGAACAGGGCAGTAGATCTTCCGGATATACCGAAAAGAATCATTTCCGTAGTACCATCACAGACTGAATTACTATTCGATTTAGGCCTTGATGACAAGATAACCGGTATTACTAATTTCTGTACTCATCCTGCTAATAAAACCAGATCAAAAACTACAGTTGGCGGCACTAAAAAGCTGGACATTGATCTGATAAAGACGCTTAATCCCGATCTCATCATCGCCAATAAAGAGGAAAACGACCGCGTGCAGATTGAAGAGCTAATGAATTATTTTCCGGTTTGGATAAGTGACATCAACAACCTGCAAGGCGCAGTTGAAATGATCAATAGCATAGGGGAGATGCTTGATTGTAAAGACAAAGCTGAAACTCTTACCAGCTCAATCATTCATCAGTTCGATCAGCTTAAACCATCTCCTTTAAAACTGCGTGTTGCTTACTTAATATGGCGCAAGCCCTATATGGTTGCTGGCAGTGATACTTTTATCAATAGCATGCTGGGGCAAAGTGGGTTAACAAATGCATTTGATTTGAGCAGGTACCCCGAAGTAAATAGCGATATGCTCATCAATGCTCGTCCCGATGTAATATTCCTATCATCAGAACCATATCCATTTGCAGAAAAACATATTACTGAATTTAAAGTAATAGTACCCAATGCTAAGATTATTTTGGTAGATGGTGAGATGTTTTCGTGGTATGGAAGCAGGTTGTTATTGGCGCCTGAGTATATGTCGGGGGTAATAGGTGCATTATAA
- the hscB gene encoding Fe-S protein assembly co-chaperone HscB codes for MNYFDFYGIPEAFQLNEGAVKKKFYELSKLYHPDFYANESEEKQQEILELSTLNNKAYQTLSNPAKRLEYILRLHELVSEGAKPQLPSDFLMEMMDINERIMEVDDATELGSITGEVLAIEGDMNEKLESLTADYATLDDTAKESRLNEIADIYFRQKYLLRIKESLDTFASRF; via the coding sequence ATGAATTATTTTGATTTCTACGGGATACCTGAAGCATTCCAGCTTAATGAGGGAGCGGTTAAAAAGAAGTTTTATGAACTGAGCAAGCTTTATCATCCCGATTTTTATGCCAATGAAAGTGAGGAAAAGCAGCAGGAAATCCTTGAATTATCAACGCTGAATAATAAGGCATATCAAACACTTTCAAACCCTGCAAAGCGTTTGGAATATATTTTAAGGCTGCATGAACTGGTTTCAGAAGGGGCAAAACCACAATTACCATCAGATTTTTTAATGGAAATGATGGATATAAATGAGCGCATAATGGAGGTGGATGATGCAACTGAACTGGGATCAATAACAGGTGAAGTTCTTGCTATTGAGGGCGATATGAATGAAAAACTGGAAAGCCTGACTGCTGATTATGCAACTTTAGATGATACTGCAAAAGAAAGCCGGTTGAATGAAATTGCAGATATTTACTTTAGACAAAAATATTTATTGCGAATTAAGGAGAGTTTAGATACATTTGCATCCCGATTTTGA
- a CDS encoding YbhB/YbcL family Raf kinase inhibitor-like protein, with product MKSIFTLFISLFFVQAAFSQTFTIKSNDLGGQFTNEFTANSFGCNGGNKSPELNWTGAPESTQSFAITMYDPDAPTGSGFWHWVVVDIPATIHELKAGAGDIKSNIAPQGSLQSMNDTGAPGYQGPCPGAGEAAHRYIITVYALGTVKLGTTASTTAAITGFLLGKQVLAKASLIVYCKR from the coding sequence ATGAAATCAATTTTCACACTTTTCATCAGCTTGTTTTTTGTACAGGCTGCATTTTCACAAACTTTTACCATTAAAAGTAATGACCTTGGCGGCCAGTTCACCAACGAGTTTACCGCCAACTCTTTTGGCTGCAATGGCGGCAACAAATCGCCTGAACTAAACTGGACAGGCGCTCCCGAGAGCACGCAAAGCTTTGCCATCACCATGTATGACCCTGACGCGCCTACCGGCAGCGGTTTCTGGCATTGGGTGGTAGTTGATATCCCCGCAACAATTCATGAACTTAAAGCAGGTGCTGGCGATATTAAAAGCAATATTGCCCCACAAGGCAGTCTGCAAAGTATGAATGACACTGGTGCTCCCGGGTACCAGGGCCCATGCCCGGGTGCGGGCGAGGCTGCACATCGCTACATTATTACGGTGTACGCTTTAGGAACAGTCAAATTGGGTACCACAGCTTCAACTACTGCCGCTATAACCGGTTTTCTGTTAGGCAAGCAGGTATTGGCTAAAGCATCGCTGATCGTATATTGTAAAAGATAG
- a CDS encoding Crp/Fnr family transcriptional regulator yields the protein MVNFIDTQFSYELNIDAKTQLLKEGDTAQKMFFIKKGSLRVWFNNNGTDVTAQFFFEGDAATSLDSFINNEPSLFTIEAMEPCEIAVFNKSDFDRLLANDQAFKDWFYQTAIQKLLSHSKRLLSFIKNKPMERYQELIAQHPAIFQRVPQRYIASYLGITPVSLSRIRNRKVF from the coding sequence ATGGTAAATTTTATTGATACCCAATTCTCTTATGAGCTTAATATTGACGCTAAAACCCAACTTTTAAAAGAGGGTGACACCGCACAGAAGATGTTTTTTATTAAAAAAGGGAGCCTGCGGGTTTGGTTCAATAATAATGGCACTGATGTTACCGCGCAATTCTTCTTTGAAGGCGATGCCGCTACCTCGCTGGATAGTTTTATAAATAATGAGCCGAGCCTTTTTACCATCGAGGCTATGGAACCATGCGAAATCGCAGTATTTAATAAAAGTGATTTTGATCGATTATTGGCAAATGATCAGGCATTTAAAGATTGGTTTTACCAAACAGCTATACAAAAATTGTTATCTCACTCAAAACGACTTTTATCCTTCATCAAAAATAAACCAATGGAGCGTTATCAGGAGTTGATTGCTCAGCATCCTGCCATCTTTCAGCGGGTGCCACAGCGTTATATTGCCTCTTATCTGGGCATCACCCCTGTTTCACTAAGCCGTATACGCAACCGTAAAGTATTTTAA
- a CDS encoding cupin domain-containing protein: MENTNNAITLGAQGGKNLSVVGDTYRILVSGKQTNGTFAVIDMLIPPGGGPGPHAHAGFQESFYVIDGEIEVKTKGHRYTAKKGAFVSIPVGGLVHCFKNESKEMAHILCTVVPSGLEEFFEEVGVPVAPGTFLPPPELDEESLKKLLAIAEKYGQKLFPPDYLD; the protein is encoded by the coding sequence ATGGAAAACACAAATAATGCCATCACACTAGGCGCGCAGGGCGGAAAAAACCTATCTGTTGTAGGTGATACCTACCGGATATTGGTAAGCGGTAAACAAACCAATGGCACTTTTGCCGTTATTGATATGCTGATACCTCCTGGTGGCGGCCCCGGTCCGCATGCACATGCCGGTTTCCAGGAATCATTTTATGTGATTGACGGAGAAATTGAGGTTAAAACTAAAGGACATCGCTATACAGCAAAGAAAGGCGCATTTGTAAGCATTCCAGTGGGAGGACTGGTACATTGCTTTAAAAATGAATCCAAAGAGATGGCGCATATCCTTTGCACCGTTGTACCATCGGGTTTGGAAGAATTTTTTGAGGAGGTAGGCGTACCTGTTGCTCCCGGCACTTTCTTGCCTCCGCCTGAATTGGATGAAGAATCCCTGAAAAAGCTGCTTGCGATAGCCGAAAAATATGGCCAAAAACTATTTCCGCCCGATTATCTGGATTAA
- a CDS encoding KpsF/GutQ family sugar-phosphate isomerase, with protein MKDIAKRVFDIEIEALQHVAGLIDDEFTKAVQVILKASGKLIVIGIGKSGLIGKKIAATLSSTGTPSFFLHPGEAFHGDLGMVGENDQILLVSYSGETDEVLKLIPFLKWNKNIIIGITGNTESTIAKNSDYHLNINITREACPLALAPTSSTTAALVMGDALAVALMELRQFQQEDFARFHPGGRLGHKLLSRVKDLMRTDNLPYIAKDASFTELLLRMSEGRLGMVIVGTSEYVEGVITDGDLRRALLRNADTSKLNITDMMSQNPVIIDADEFVGQAEKLMMTKKITTILVGDTGQRTITGVYQIYN; from the coding sequence ATGAAAGATATTGCCAAAAGGGTTTTTGATATTGAAATTGAAGCCCTGCAGCATGTTGCAGGCTTAATTGATGATGAATTTACAAAAGCAGTTCAGGTTATATTAAAGGCCAGCGGCAAACTTATTGTTATCGGCATAGGCAAGTCGGGCCTTATTGGCAAAAAAATAGCAGCTACCTTATCAAGCACTGGTACTCCCAGCTTTTTTCTGCATCCGGGCGAGGCTTTTCATGGCGACCTGGGCATGGTAGGTGAAAATGATCAGATACTATTGGTGTCTTACTCGGGCGAAACGGATGAGGTGCTAAAACTCATCCCATTTTTAAAATGGAATAAGAATATTATTATAGGCATTACCGGGAACACGGAATCAACCATTGCAAAAAATAGCGATTACCATCTTAATATAAATATCACCCGTGAGGCATGTCCGCTGGCACTTGCCCCAACCTCATCAACCACCGCTGCATTAGTTATGGGCGATGCCCTGGCGGTAGCATTAATGGAATTGCGACAGTTTCAGCAGGAGGATTTTGCCCGCTTTCATCCGGGGGGGAGATTGGGGCATAAACTACTCTCAAGAGTAAAGGACCTGATGCGTACCGATAACCTGCCTTATATAGCAAAGGATGCTTCGTTTACTGAACTGCTGCTTCGCATGTCTGAAGGACGCCTGGGTATGGTAATAGTAGGAACCTCTGAATATGTAGAAGGTGTAATTACTGACGGTGACCTTAGGCGGGCATTATTACGTAATGCCGATACCTCTAAATTAAATATAACCGATATGATGTCGCAAAATCCGGTGATCATCGATGCTGATGAGTTTGTTGGTCAGGCAGAAAAATTAATGATGACAAAAAAAATAACTACAATACTTGTAGGTGATACAGGACAAAGAACGATTACTGGCGTTTATCAAATTTATAATTAA
- a CDS encoding Lrp/AsnC family transcriptional regulator, which produces MQALDNYDKKLLRLLQENNRLTSEELSQLVNLSQSAIQRRISRLRNDKIIEADVSIISPAAAGIGITCIVDLVLHEGSSKSIEKFKDSLAKCTEVAQCYYVTGIYDFVLIVNTRDMPHFEAFSKKHLMDNPNLKHFYTHVVMDKVKVGFGVTI; this is translated from the coding sequence ATGCAGGCACTGGACAACTATGATAAAAAGCTGTTGCGGTTATTACAAGAGAATAATCGGTTAACGTCGGAAGAATTAAGCCAATTGGTGAACCTTAGTCAAAGCGCCATTCAACGTAGAATCAGCCGTTTAAGAAATGATAAAATAATTGAAGCAGATGTTTCCATTATTTCACCGGCTGCCGCAGGAATCGGCATCACTTGTATTGTTGACCTGGTATTACACGAAGGCAGCTCAAAATCAATTGAAAAATTCAAAGACAGCCTTGCAAAATGTACCGAAGTTGCGCAGTGCTATTATGTAACCGGAATTTATGATTTTGTATTAATCGTCAATACCCGCGACATGCCGCATTTCGAAGCGTTTTCTAAAAAGCACCTGATGGACAATCCTAACCTCAAACACTTCTACACCCATGTGGTCATGGATAAAGTAAAAGTTGGATTCGGTGTGACGATTTGA
- a CDS encoding helix-turn-helix domain-containing protein has protein sequence MDIISVPNAVRHQAQIKAGEISFVHYHDQGSLFKNQVVFDQYAISFVLNGQKEIYRATENTVLRAGQAMLIPQGNSIIAEHSLNKDPYSSFIVFFPGNLVTDFLAKYPQTANRVSFPEHVPPYIHFASTPYLNEYVKSIQALINGAHELSYTIALHKLEELLLVIYELFPAQLTTLFSKHQDLGQLSLKNIVESNLFSNLTLDGLAFLANRSRSTFKRDFEKAYSISPQKYIRERKLEAACNELLKGKQASEIYDTYGYENLSNFNTAFKKQFGVTPAAYRQNIAV, from the coding sequence ATGGATATTATTTCGGTACCCAATGCTGTTAGACACCAGGCACAGATAAAAGCAGGTGAAATATCATTCGTGCATTACCACGACCAAGGCAGCCTGTTTAAAAACCAAGTTGTATTTGATCAGTATGCCATCAGCTTTGTATTAAACGGCCAAAAAGAGATTTACCGGGCAACTGAAAATACGGTTTTAAGAGCGGGACAAGCTATGTTGATACCACAGGGTAACTCCATCATTGCTGAACACAGCCTTAATAAAGACCCTTATAGCAGCTTCATCGTGTTCTTCCCCGGTAATTTGGTAACTGATTTTCTGGCTAAATATCCGCAAACTGCAAACCGGGTTAGTTTCCCCGAGCATGTACCGCCTTATATTCATTTTGCCAGTACCCCCTATCTTAATGAATATGTAAAAAGTATACAAGCGCTCATTAATGGAGCTCATGAACTATCATACACTATAGCATTGCATAAACTGGAAGAGCTTTTATTGGTAATTTATGAGTTATTCCCGGCTCAATTGACGACACTTTTTAGTAAGCACCAAGATTTAGGCCAATTATCCTTAAAAAACATTGTAGAGAGCAATCTTTTCAGCAATCTTACCTTAGATGGACTGGCGTTCTTAGCTAACCGGAGCCGCTCTACCTTTAAACGCGATTTTGAAAAAGCCTACAGCATATCGCCACAAAAGTATATCCGTGAAAGAAAGCTCGAAGCGGCTTGTAACGAGTTGTTGAAGGGAAAGCAAGCCAGTGAGATCTATGATACCTATGGATATGAAAACCTCTCCAACTTTAACACGGCTTTTAAAAAGCAATTTGGTGTCACTCCTGCTGCGTATCGGCAAAATATAGCCGTTTGA
- a CDS encoding helix-turn-helix domain-containing protein, whose amino-acid sequence MIKDQFPVINIGQLDEFKQEDILISRFAPYLAVHKNLQQAHKHDFYHLVFFTDGAGSQTIDFERFEVKPFQFYFMIPGQVHHWAFEGHVDGYVVNFSGNFFQSFLLKADYFEQFSFFSGNANEAVIEVPVAMQADMINLFEKLLRESEDKQRGALDMVRLLLVELFISIGRLSAPNEQKQVSPYNLTLLKSFRNLIETNFRSLKLPKEYAELLYITPNHLNALCNDLLDISAGEVIRNRVVLEAKRLLVNPELGITEIAGQLNFSDNSYFTKFFKKQTGSTPEEFRKQFITKRS is encoded by the coding sequence ATGATAAAGGATCAGTTCCCTGTTATAAATATCGGCCAGTTAGATGAGTTTAAACAGGAGGATATACTTATTAGCCGGTTTGCCCCATACCTGGCTGTACATAAAAACCTGCAGCAGGCACATAAGCATGATTTTTATCACCTGGTATTTTTTACGGATGGAGCTGGAAGTCAAACCATAGATTTTGAACGATTTGAGGTAAAGCCTTTCCAGTTTTATTTTATGATCCCTGGCCAGGTACATCACTGGGCTTTTGAGGGACATGTTGATGGTTACGTGGTTAATTTTTCGGGCAACTTTTTTCAATCGTTTTTATTGAAGGCTGATTATTTTGAGCAATTCAGTTTTTTCAGTGGGAATGCGAATGAAGCGGTAATTGAAGTGCCGGTTGCTATGCAGGCTGATATGATAAACCTGTTTGAAAAGCTATTACGCGAAAGCGAAGACAAGCAACGTGGGGCACTGGATATGGTTAGGCTATTGCTGGTAGAATTGTTCATTTCAATAGGCCGCTTATCCGCCCCGAATGAACAAAAACAAGTTAGCCCGTATAATTTAACCTTACTAAAAAGCTTCAGGAATTTAATAGAAACAAACTTCCGGAGCTTAAAACTGCCTAAAGAATATGCGGAGCTGCTTTACATCACACCCAATCATCTGAATGCATTGTGTAACGACCTGCTTGATATTTCAGCAGGCGAGGTGATCCGTAACAGGGTAGTACTAGAGGCAAAACGATTATTGGTGAACCCTGAACTTGGCATAACAGAGATTGCTGGTCAGCTAAATTTTAGCGATAACTCTTATTTTACCAAGTTTTTTAAAAAACAGACCGGATCAACACCGGAAGAATTTAGGAAACAATTTATTACAAAAAGATCATGA
- a CDS encoding undecaprenyl-phosphate glucose phosphotransferase — translation MIHRYATFIKAVNLTTDYIILNISMVLSYFIVDKSNFFWINNKNYLPIVLVFNLIWLLAANITGLYEHVLNKDSIKTYRGVIKTYFIFVSFICFTIIILIGTKPYFITREYLFYSLALFGFLLGLWKLIFLGIRKSDRTSLIDNRNVVIVGGGRIGYDLYHFFDQNKERGYNLIGFFDDHSEKVKDKHLYLGNTDECISYVIANKVDEIFCTLPNSKADKIEKLMLDADKNLIRFKFIPEYYDYAKKPTYIQSFGHIPVISVRPEPLENILNRAIKRLFDCVFSIFVILFIFSWLFPILAIIIKIQSPGPVFFVQLRSGRDNNPFKCYKFRSMRVNSDSDKKQASRNDSRITKIGAFMRKTSLDELPQFFNVLMGNMSVVGPRPHMISHTEQYSQLIDKFMVRHFLKPGITGWAQIKGLRGETKDTESMLKRVEADVWYLENWSFLLDLKIIFLTFWGTIKGDENAF, via the coding sequence ATGATTCACAGGTACGCAACTTTTATTAAGGCCGTAAATCTTACCACCGATTATATTATACTAAATATAAGTATGGTGCTTTCATATTTTATAGTTGATAAATCCAACTTTTTTTGGATCAACAATAAAAATTATTTACCCATTGTTTTAGTGTTTAATCTTATATGGCTGCTTGCAGCTAATATAACCGGGCTCTATGAACACGTGTTAAATAAGGATTCAATTAAAACATACAGGGGGGTTATTAAAACCTACTTTATATTCGTAAGTTTTATATGCTTCACCATAATTATCCTGATCGGCACTAAACCATATTTTATAACCCGCGAATACCTGTTTTATTCATTAGCGTTATTTGGTTTTTTGCTGGGCTTATGGAAGCTTATATTTCTCGGTATACGCAAAAGCGACCGTACTTCCTTAATTGATAACCGTAATGTGGTAATTGTAGGCGGTGGGCGCATAGGTTATGATCTTTATCATTTCTTTGATCAGAATAAGGAACGTGGCTATAACCTGATTGGTTTTTTTGATGATCATTCCGAAAAAGTAAAGGATAAACATTTATACCTGGGTAATACTGATGAGTGTATCAGTTATGTGATAGCAAATAAGGTTGATGAGATCTTTTGCACATTACCTAACTCAAAAGCCGATAAAATAGAAAAACTAATGCTTGATGCCGATAAAAACCTTATCCGCTTTAAGTTTATACCTGAATATTACGATTACGCTAAAAAGCCTACATACATACAAAGTTTTGGTCATATTCCGGTTATATCAGTAAGGCCCGAGCCGCTTGAAAATATATTGAACAGGGCTATAAAACGCCTGTTCGACTGTGTTTTCTCCATATTTGTTATACTGTTTATTTTTAGCTGGTTGTTTCCTATACTGGCTATCATTATAAAGATCCAATCGCCCGGCCCTGTTTTCTTTGTTCAGCTCCGTTCAGGGCGCGATAACAACCCGTTTAAATGCTACAAATTCAGGAGTATGCGGGTGAATTCAGATTCGGATAAAAAACAGGCCAGCCGTAATGATTCCCGCATAACCAAAATTGGCGCTTTTATGCGTAAAACCAGTTTGGATGAATTACCACAGTTTTTTAATGTACTGATGGGTAATATGTCAGTAGTAGGGCCAAGGCCGCATATGATAAGCCACACCGAGCAATATTCTCAATTGATCGATAAGTTTATGGTAAGGCATTTCCTTAAGCCGGGCATCACTGGCTGGGCTCAGATAAAGGGTCTTAGAGGGGAAACCAAAGACACCGAAAGCATGCTTAAACGTGTTGAGGCTGATGTTTGGTACCTGGAGAACTGGTCGTTCCTGCTTGACTTGAAGATCATTTTCTTAACTTTCTGGGGTACTATTAAAGGCGACGAAAACGCATTTTAA
- a CDS encoding Rid family detoxifying hydrolase, with translation MKILFAADAPKSIGPYSHAIRTGNLLYCSGQTPLDPATMKVAELDIEGQTKRVLDNLKLVLAAAGLTFASVVKTNVFLADMELFPKMNIVYAAYFVEHNPARSTVAVKGLPFQALIEIECIAEFNEANDSL, from the coding sequence ATGAAAATATTATTTGCAGCAGATGCGCCAAAATCGATCGGGCCCTATTCACATGCTATCCGGACTGGCAACCTCTTATACTGCTCCGGCCAGACTCCCTTAGATCCGGCTACTATGAAGGTGGCGGAACTGGATATCGAAGGGCAGACGAAAAGGGTATTAGACAACTTGAAACTGGTATTAGCAGCAGCGGGACTGACCTTTGCCAGCGTGGTAAAAACAAATGTGTTTCTGGCCGATATGGAGCTATTTCCGAAAATGAACATTGTATATGCAGCTTATTTCGTTGAACATAACCCGGCAAGAAGTACAGTGGCCGTAAAAGGATTGCCCTTCCAGGCGCTGATTGAAATAGAATGTATTGCTGAATTTAATGAAGCCAATGATAGCTTATGA
- a CDS encoding DUF983 domain-containing protein — protein MKTLNLVMEKEPSQFKAALHAKCPRCRTGNMFAGPMYSFGSQKMNEKCSHCGLIFEREPGYFYVAMFVSYAMNVAEMVTLAVGTYILTGSTSPWLYCAILLGVAFLLSPFHFRYSRVILLYWLTPGLHFDPERAKAHE, from the coding sequence ATGAAAACATTAAACTTAGTTATGGAAAAGGAACCTTCACAATTTAAAGCCGCCTTACATGCCAAATGCCCAAGATGCCGCACAGGTAATATGTTTGCCGGCCCTATGTATAGTTTCGGTTCTCAAAAAATGAACGAAAAATGTTCGCATTGCGGTCTGATATTTGAAAGGGAACCCGGGTATTTCTATGTGGCCATGTTTGTTAGCTACGCCATGAATGTGGCCGAAATGGTTACGCTGGCTGTAGGTACGTATATATTAACCGGCAGCACATCGCCATGGTTATATTGTGCCATACTTTTGGGCGTTGCCTTTTTACTTTCACCGTTCCATTTCAGGTATTCGAGGGTTATTTTATTGTACTGGTTAACGCCGGGCTTGCATTTTGATCCTGAAAGGGCTAAAGCGCACGAGTAA
- a CDS encoding aminotransferase class V-fold PLP-dependent enzyme, producing the protein MNTEQKIILPSNSIFTTEEVLQFRNDTLGCKNVIHLNNAGAGLMPDIVTQAQLDHIQLEAEIGGYEASALRVDVISAFYNQAALLFNCKPSNIAFTASATDSYTRALSSIPFTQGDIILTDHDDFVSNQIQFMSLRKRLGIEIIHIKNAAVGGVNLNDLEEKLKKYRPKLLAITHIPTNSGLVQPVEQIAQIYASYSQKYPDNTWYILDACQSVGQMKLDVQQLKCDFLSVTNRKFLRGPRGTGALYISDRALDAGLEPLFIDMRGAIWTEKDTYQQQPDSKRYEDWEFAYSTVIGTKVAIEYCRKVGEDKIEQQVKLLSGILRTKLAVTNKIRVLDTGPELGGLVTFTVEDSDPLSIVNGLLKRKINVVPSYRAFGLIDFDEKGVQWAVRASPHYYNTMDEMETFVESVKEIIGA; encoded by the coding sequence ATGAATACGGAGCAAAAAATAATCCTTCCTTCCAATAGTATATTTACGACGGAAGAGGTACTGCAATTCAGGAATGACACTTTAGGCTGTAAAAATGTAATTCATCTAAACAATGCAGGGGCAGGCTTAATGCCTGATATCGTAACGCAGGCACAACTGGACCATATTCAACTGGAAGCTGAAATAGGAGGCTACGAGGCATCGGCATTGCGTGTGGATGTGATCAGCGCGTTTTATAACCAGGCGGCGCTTTTATTTAATTGCAAGCCGTCGAATATCGCCTTTACCGCAAGTGCAACGGATTCCTATACCAGGGCTTTGTCTTCTATCCCTTTTACACAAGGAGATATCATTTTGACGGATCATGATGATTTTGTTTCTAACCAGATCCAATTCATGTCGCTCCGGAAACGATTGGGAATCGAAATAATCCATATCAAAAATGCGGCGGTCGGCGGAGTTAACTTGAATGACCTTGAAGAAAAACTAAAAAAATACCGGCCAAAGTTGCTGGCGATCACGCATATTCCAACTAATTCAGGGTTAGTGCAACCTGTTGAGCAAATTGCACAGATCTACGCCAGCTATTCACAAAAATATCCGGACAACACCTGGTATATCCTGGATGCTTGTCAATCTGTAGGACAAATGAAACTGGATGTACAGCAATTGAAATGCGATTTCCTGAGTGTTACCAACCGGAAGTTTTTGAGGGGTCCTCGCGGCACGGGTGCGTTATATATTTCCGACAGGGCGCTGGATGCGGGTCTTGAACCCCTGTTTATCGATATGCGCGGCGCTATATGGACTGAAAAAGATACATATCAGCAACAGCCGGATTCAAAAAGGTACGAAGACTGGGAGTTCGCTTATTCCACCGTGATCGGTACTAAAGTGGCGATCGAATATTGTCGGAAAGTCGGAGAAGATAAAATAGAACAGCAGGTCAAATTGCTTTCCGGCATCCTGCGAACAAAATTGGCAGTTACCAATAAAATACGCGTATTAGACACAGGGCCGGAGTTAGGTGGCCTGGTTACTTTTACGGTTGAGGATTCTGACCCGTTGTCTATTGTTAATGGCTTATTGAAAAGGAAGATCAACGTAGTGCCCAGCTACAGGGCATTTGGCCTAATTGATTTCGATGAAAAGGGGGTGCAATGGGCGGTAAGAGCTTCCCCGCACTATTATAATACCATGGATGAAATGGAAACTTTTGTTGAAAGTGTGAAGGAAATTATAGGTGCTTAG